A stretch of Kazachstania africana CBS 2517 chromosome 7, complete genome DNA encodes these proteins:
- the SYC1 gene encoding cleavage polyadenylation factor subunit SYC1 (similar to Saccharomyces cerevisiae YSH1 (YLR277C) and SYC1 (YOR179C); ancestral locus Anc_6.74), giving the protein MKRQSVYVNDCSKKKDIYNRLIFVFGKDYCRLGTDDDDDDHIQLFTDINLRIQGNNCIDIWCEEENDTIDIMFSMICIALQNIPSQEPSNLNILKELMAEQFGDEFDSSSGTIKIGKNEVTLNLETMEIVESNSKPLKGRVESIISIAKNLIN; this is encoded by the coding sequence ATGAAACGACAGAGTGTTTACGTAAACGATTGTAGCAAGAAAAAGGATATATACAATAGACTGATTTTTGTCTTTGGCAAGGATTATTGTCGACTTGGTACCGATgacgatgacgatgatCATATACAGTTGTTTACAGATATAAATTTAAGAATACAAGGTAATAATTGTATTGATATATGGTgcgaagaagaaaatgatacgATAGACATCATGTTTAGTATGATATGTATAgctttacaaaatattccGTCACAGGAGCCGAGtaatttgaatatcttgaaagaattgatgGCTGAGCAATTTGGAGACGAATTTGATAGTTCGAGTGGTACTAttaaaattggtaaaaatgaagttacACTAAACTTAGAAACGATGGAAATTGttgaatcaaattctaAGCCGTTGAAAGGTAGAGTAGAAAGTATAATAAGTATagcaaaaaatttgataaactAG
- the KAFR0G02450 gene encoding uncharacterized protein (similar to Saccharomyces cerevisiae YLR278C; ancestral locus Anc_6.75), translating into MGRPRKEISDEKIINFQRELELAGDRTDVLLQDKKGRSKSCLLCRRRKQRCDHKLPSCTACLKAGVKCVQPARYSTASNNVTQKLSATLEISTDTTTPIAANTITKTTPTNTTITTATTTTTTSHVSKPNKKVVLSPTSNISKDEYTILLEKKLKYLEKLIDLNPETQTFHKKLSQYKKITHLLGDLNPNDLESILSYRNNTPPPPQPSSQQQQQQQQHQQNTKILPPINRYSTIPALSKDSLDSIDFSKCIFSKYNLNEFLNYDPAFEFDENLSRLFLDTFFTRLQFKYPLLDENEIYTFHENYINNNIYAYSEIDFHFSCGRMWLVYSIAACLHMTTGKYKGQPPVRYFSTAIRHITRCTSHLNYVQQIELLCLLILYLLRTDRDSMMLYDIIKDVVSIAKNNLQLNKWRNDDPFANKKLRLFWCVYLLERMICVAVGKKYTILESEINLPYFSENSFNTKNSKINRGIHFINQSLKLRRIESQFVEILNILPQKYNNSSIDKSKLISQLPLVKKFFHDLEVWRSNCNLTFVKNFENETLKLYYYRSVRLLIQPFLEVLPPDDRLFRECQAAAGQTCQLYKIFHQRTITGHSTPAVHTVFVAGVTLIYCMWLARNFDDEKRKKLGDVSKNTRPIVTASLFSTMDDLRACSVCLYVMTERSNFARIFRDTFDQLMNATIGNLIERCGPNSSELIYMKKKKNGSMSKDDIDDNSSVGTNKDNLSMYSNNSNGDGMPPAVKRTFGKNQAQEHAGFVENSQVDLADQEEFKKRQGVLEKSTVPKSLSHLLTNDDDTDSRSHSNYYDNNNNNNNNNNNNTSTSNLLNDNESKSSDDSKNENIYIVKKPINLNDFDWKTFEHQAFLQQHFAQQNLQAYLTSLNLAEHNNSNNSNNNASNVVKNELPINLINLQFPPSVEPMPFTLRQVPIQQNMTPTPPISLNETASLSSETRHRPTNASGILFYNGTHDMINNISTWTNDAVKDEITENGNEQGNSGGHSSTISSNMHNTSTATTTTSSTSNNNNNNNNNNNINSATDNNLSASSSANLLNVKSKPGEEFWTVNDDYGFFT; encoded by the coding sequence ATGGGTAGGCCAAGAAAAGAGATTAGTGACGAGAAgatcatcaattttcaaagagaaCTGGAATTAGCAGGTGACAGAACAGATGTCCTCTTACAGGATAAGAAAGGTAGatcaaaatcttgtttGCTTTGTAGAAGAAGGAAACAACGTTGTGATCATAAATTACCAAGTTGTACAGCCTGTCTGAAAGCTGGTGTCAAATGTGTACAACCTGCAAGATATTCGACTGCTTCAAATAATGTCACTCAAAAATTATCAGCTACTCTAGAGATATCAACCGATACCACTACTCCAATAGCAGCTAATACCATTACAAAAACAACACCCACCAACACCACTATCACTACTGCTACTACTACCACTACTACATCACATGTATCAAAACCAAATAAGAAAGTCGTTTTATCACCAACTTCAAATATATCTAAAGACGAATATACCATATtattagagaaaaaattaaaatatttagaaaaattaatcgATTTAAATCCAGAAACTCAAACTTTccataaaaaattatctcaatataagaaaattacTCATTTATTAGGTGATCTCAATCCAAATGATTTAGAATCAATACTTTCGTATCGAAATAATACTCCTCCACCACCACAACCGTCAtcacaacaacaacagcagcagcagcagcatCAACAGAATACAAAGATTTTACCGCCAATTAATCGCTATTCAACTATACCAGCTCTATCTAAGGATTCTTTagattcaattgatttctcaaaatgcattttttcaaaatataatttaaatgaatttttaaacTATGATCCTGCTTTTGAATtcgatgaaaatttatcaagatTATTTCTTGACACTTTTTTCACTAGATTACAATTTAAATATCCACtattagatgaaaatgaaatttacACTTTCcatgaaaattatattaataataatatttatgCTTATTCAGAAATTGACTTCCATTTTTCATGTGGTAGAATGTGGTTAGTTTATTCAATTGCTGCATGCTTACATATGACTACAGGGAAATATAAAGGTCAACCACCAGTACGTTACTTTTCTACTGCCATAAGACATATTACAAGATGTACTTCACATTTAAATTACgttcaacaaattgaatTACTTTGTCTGTTAATATTGTATTTATTAAGAACGGATAGAGATTCAATGATGTTatatgatattattaaagaTGTTGTTTCCATTGCTAAGaataatttacaattaaATAAATGGCGTAATGATGATCCTTTTGCAAATAAGAAATTAAGATTATTTTGGTGTGTCTATCTATTAGAAAGAATGATTTGTGTCGCCGTCggtaaaaaatatacaatatTAGAATCTGAAATTAATTTACCTTATTTTAGtgaaaattcatttaataCTAAGAATTCTAAAATAAATCGTGGTATTCATTTTATAAATCaatctttaaaattaagaagaattgaatcaCAATTTGtggaaattttaaatattttaccacaaaaatataataattcttcaattgataaatCCAAATTAATTTCACAATTACCATTAgttaagaaatttttccacGATTTAGAAGTTTGGAGATCAAATTGTAATTTAACTTTTgttaaaaatttcgaaaatgAAACGTTGAAATTGTATTATTATCGTTCTGTAAGACTTTTAATTCAACCATTCTTAGAAGTATTACCTCCTGATGATAGATTATTTAGAGAATGTCAAGCTGCTGCTGGACAAACTTGTCAATTATACAAAATATTCCATCAAAGAACAATCACGGGTCATTCCACACCAGCTGTCCATACTGTATTTGTTGCAGGTGTCACtttaatttattgtatGTGGCTagcaagaaattttgatgatgaaaaacGTAAAAAATTAGGTGATGTATCTAAAAATACAAGACCAATTGTAACAGCAAgtttattttcaacaatGGATGATTTAAGAGCTTGTTCAGTTTGTCTATATGTAATGACTGAAAGATCAAATTTTGCAAGAATTTTCAGAGATActtttgatcaattgatGAATGCAACAATAGgtaatttaattgaaagatgTGGACCAAATTCATCTGAATTAATTtatatgaagaaaaagaaaaatggctCAATGTCAAaggatgatattgatgacAATTCAAGTGTTGGTacaaataaagataatttatcaatgtattcaaataattcaaatggtGATGGTATGCCACCAGCGGTAAAGAGAACATTTGGTAAAAACCAAGCTCAAGAACATGCTGGttttgttgaaaattcaCAAGTAGATTTAGCTgatcaagaagaattcaagaagagaCAAGGtgttcttgaaaaatcaacCGTTCCAAAAAGTTTATCACATTTGTTAACTAATGATGACGATACAGATTCAAGATCTCATAGTAATTATTacgataataataataataataataataataataataataatactagTACCTCTAATTTATTAAACGATAATGAGTCTAAATCAAGTGATGattccaaaaatgaaaatatttatatcgTTAAAAAgccaataaatttgaatgattttgaCTGGAAAACTTTCGAACACCAAGCTTTCTTACAACAGCATTTTGCACAACAAAATTTACAAGCATACTTgacttcattgaatttagCTGAacataataatagtaataatagcAACAATAATGCTAGCAACGTTGTTAAGAATGAATTGCCAATTAATTTAATTAATCTACAATTCCCTCCAAGCGTCGAGCCTATGCCATTTACATTACGTCAGGTTCCTATCCAACAGAATATGACTCCAACTCCAccaatttcattgaatgaaaCTGCATCATTATCAAGTGAAACAAGACATAGACCAACAAATGCTAGTGGAATTTTGTTCTATAATGGTACTCATGATATGATCAATAACATTTCGACATGGACAAATGATGCTGtaaaagatgaaataaCTGAAAACGGTAACGAACAAGGAAATTCGGGTGGCCATAGTAGTACCATCTCAAGTAACATGCATAATACCTCTACCgctactactactactagTAGTActagtaataataacaataacaataataataataataatattaattcTGCTACtgataataatttatcagCTTCTTCGTCAGCCAATTTGCTAAATGTTAAAAGTAAACCCGGCGAAGAATTCTGGACTGTTAATGACGATTATGGGTTCTTCACTTAA